In one window of Mercurialis annua linkage group LG4, ddMerAnnu1.2, whole genome shotgun sequence DNA:
- the LOC126678041 gene encoding uncharacterized protein LOC126678041 has translation MHQMKSLLFFLFVVASCCAVSIDQIKCGSCPCVNPCAQLPPPPPPPPPKTTYCSPVAPPPPRFIYVTGVPGNGNLYVTDENWNYFSGASTRYSVTVWLVGFGFAILHLIMIIW, from the coding sequence ATGCATCAAATGAAATCTTTActcttctttctttttgttGTTGCTTCATGTTGTGCTGTTAGCATCGACCAGATAAAGTGTGGATCATGTCCTTGTGTCAACCCTTGTGCCCAGCTGCCTCCTCctccaccgccgccgccgccgaaGACGACATATTGCTCTCCTGTGGCGCCACCACCTCCCAGGTTTATTTATGTGACTGGTGTCCCTGGAAATGGAAATTTGTATGTAACTGATGAGAATTGGAACTATTTTAGTGGTGCTTCTACCCGTTATTCTGTTACAGTATGGCTGGTTGGTTTCGGTTTTGCAATTCTACACTTGATTATGATCATATGgtga